A window from Elusimicrobia bacterium HGW-Elusimicrobia-1 encodes these proteins:
- a CDS encoding acetolactate synthase small subunit, with protein sequence MRHTISVLVENKFGVLARIATLFAARGFNIDSLAVGETENADVSRMTIVVRGDDRILEQVEKQLNKLVDVIKVSDFLEAPHIERDLALIKVKVDKSNRSELLQIADIFRANIVDVSSESVIIEVTGDEDKIDALIKLLTPFGIKEMVRTGVVAISRGGKK encoded by the coding sequence AAACAAATTCGGAGTTCTGGCGCGTATTGCCACTCTTTTTGCGGCGCGCGGGTTCAATATTGACTCGCTGGCCGTCGGAGAAACCGAAAATGCCGACGTATCGCGTATGACCATCGTCGTGCGCGGCGACGACAGAATACTCGAACAGGTCGAGAAGCAGCTCAATAAACTTGTCGATGTTATCAAGGTCAGCGATTTTCTGGAGGCGCCGCACATCGAGCGCGACCTGGCTCTTATCAAAGTGAAAGTCGACAAATCCAACCGCTCCGAACTCCTGCAGATAGCCGACATTTTCCGCGCCAACATAGTGGACGTTTCCTCCGAGAGCGTGATAATAGAAGTCACGGGCGACGAAGACAAAATCGACGCGCTGATAAAATTACTCACCCCGTTCGGCATAAAAGAAATGGTGCGCACCGGCGTGGTGGCCATATCCCGCGGCGGCAAGAAATGA
- a CDS encoding cytochrome C biogenesis protein translates to MNVIPALSAFFGGFAMFFTPCVLPLIPVYLVYISGLTLSELSGGERAGRMAAFRHSVFFAAGFTTVFFVLGLSATAASAFLFDNKDTVRTIGGALLVVLGFFVAGFWRPRFLMNDKRFLGSVKPAGYAGSFFVGAAFAGGWSPCVGPALVMVLSLAASRDTLSVGAALLALFSVGLALPFVLAGLFASKLIPFIAKIKHRLKYVETALGVLIMLTGLALIFRII, encoded by the coding sequence ATGAACGTCATTCCGGCTTTAAGCGCTTTCTTCGGGGGATTCGCGATGTTCTTCACCCCCTGCGTTCTGCCTCTTATACCCGTCTATCTCGTCTACATATCCGGTCTCACGCTGTCGGAACTTTCCGGCGGGGAGCGCGCGGGCCGGATGGCCGCTTTCAGACATTCCGTGTTTTTTGCCGCCGGTTTTACGACGGTTTTTTTTGTGCTGGGTTTAAGCGCCACCGCCGCGAGCGCGTTTTTATTCGACAATAAGGACACCGTCAGAACCATCGGCGGCGCGCTTCTGGTCGTCTTGGGTTTTTTTGTGGCGGGATTTTGGCGGCCCCGCTTTCTTATGAACGACAAAAGATTCTTGGGCTCGGTAAAGCCCGCCGGATACGCGGGGTCGTTTTTCGTCGGAGCGGCTTTCGCGGGTGGTTGGAGTCCTTGCGTGGGGCCCGCGCTCGTAATGGTGCTTTCGCTGGCGGCGTCGCGCGATACGCTTTCCGTGGGAGCGGCTCTTCTTGCGCTTTTTTCCGTCGGACTGGCTCTGCCGTTTGTGCTTGCGGGGCTGTTTGCCTCAAAACTGATTCCGTTCATCGCAAAAATAAAACACCGCCTGAAATACGTCGAGACGGCGCTTGGTGTTCTGATAATGCTCACCGGCCTGGCGCTTATTTTCAGGATTATCTGA